The region AAGGGGCATACACCATTTGACGTTTCATGGATCAGCGCGCCTCTAGGGATATATTACGGATTGGTAAGCCATTGTTCTTGCTTTCGTACACATGCAAAGTATACAACTAGTACTATTACGCGTACCCTTGCGTCATTGGCCAAACTACACATACACATGCTGCCCATGTGTGTTGTCTGCACCGTCCTCGCATGGTTACCATCTTTTGTCCAAAATTAGCCGGAAGTGTGGCCCAAGTCTTCGACAATGGAGGCAACAGACAACAATGGCCTTAGCTAGGAAACTatgtagggcatctccaacacaatTTCACTCTAGACAAAGCAGACCATGATAGCTCACAAATGCAGGTTGAATTTGCCCTTGAGATCCACCAGTCAAGAAGAAAAAGGGTACGCATGCAGAAGCAGCACATGGTCCATGCTTGTGGAAGGGGGCATATGCTTTGTGCAAACGATGTGTCTTGGAACCACCATGTTGCTTTCCAGCAAGCTGGTTTGATCAAACACAGCTGCTTGTTTGTGTGAGCAACGTCACAGCTGTGGCTCCTTGCTGCCACAAACAAAAAGGAAAGGTGGCATGCACCTTTTCCCGGCGTTGAATAGTTACCTGATGCAGGTAGGGTGGTGCTGGTTGTGGTGGTCAATTAAGATCCACAAACCGCTCGCTTTCGTTCCACCAAGATTGTTGGTTTTCATGTGTTTCatttgcttagagcatctccagccgttgcccccctccccccccccaaggagGCATAAAAGTCGCCGCCTGGGGGCAAGCCGGCAGCAAAAATCGGCACTGGGATGGTTGGGCACCCAGCTGTCGCCCCAGGCACCGATGTTGGCCCATTATTCGGCCCACTTTCGTTAAAAAATAGCCCGTTATCAACGCGAATCGGCCCAGATTCGGCGTGAATTCTTCATAAATAATTTTTTGCCTccatagttcatcatagaaaatcaatagaaatcaaatagttcaatacaaattatagttcaacaaataaaaactcatatttcatcacacgtcgttcCCGGCGTCGCTctagagcctccataggtgctccactagATCGTGTTGCAGTTGTTGATGCACTTGGCCctgcaacaagcttggcaaagacaggggaaCACTGCAggatgttgatgtcattgtgagttcctggcatcccaaagaaaaagtgccaaatccagaggtcctgtgtggccactgcctcaagcactacactgcaaccgcctttggcgcctttgtacaacccctgccaaGAAAATGGACAGTtcctccatttccaatgcatgtagtcgatgcttccaagcatcccaggaaatcctcttgctgcatcctGTGCTAGGATCAGAgcagtgtcttcagcattgggtgatcgcaagtattgcggtgcaaacactgccaccactgcactGCACAActagtagaaacactcaatggtcgtggactcggtcatgcgcccatagtcgtcgagtgaatcaccgggagctctgtatgcaagcattctcatagctgtcgtgcacttctggactgAGGTCAATCCAAGTGTactggtgcaatccttcttgcacttgaagtagttgccgaactcccggatggaattcacaatcctgaggaaaagttttcggctcatccgataacggcgccgaaatgttttctcgccgtgcaatggagcgtcggcgaagtagaGCATGTAGTAGCCttccagacgatgccggttctttgatttcacccgccccggcgccgaacCACTTCGCTGCGGCTTTTTATTGCTCGCTCGCAGactggcgagggcggcgagcaccatgacactactaggaaaaggcctactaatggcgcaccggttttgcctactaatggcgcactacaggtgcgccattagtagcactagGAAAAGGACGAGCGTGATAACAGGTCCATCTGAGCCCGAGATCAGAAACGAATTTTCGTAACATTTGACCATATATACTACTCAAAACCAAAATAAGCCATAACATTTGACCATACATACTACTCAAAACCAAAATAAGTCATAACATTTGACCATCAGGCAAGGTTGTGTGCAGGTACATACTACAAATCAGCATTCCGTTCCTTCACGCATTCCATGGCTGCCTACACCTCAACTTGTAACCTGTAAACATAATGGAGTGAATTATTTATGCTACAGCAAGGCCAATTGTGTAAACAAAACTTGTCTACTAAATTAGAAACCATCTACTGTGGTCTGTGGTCTTGGACACTAGACAGTAAACTACAATGATCTTCAGTGAAATATTCAGCCAATTGGGGATTTTGAGGATGACTCAATATAAATGAACAATGACCtaggttcaatacaaattatatagtgcaacaaataaaaactcatatttcatcacaagtCGTTCCCGGCGTCGCCCTAGAGCCtcgataggtgctccaccagatcgtgttgcaGCTGTTGATGCACCTGGCCctgcaacaagcttggcaaagacaggggagcactgcaggatgttgatgtcattgtgagtttctggcatcccaaagaaaaagtgacaaatccagaggtcctgcgtgaccactgcctcaagtaccacactgcaaccgcctttggcgcctttgtacaacccctgccaagaaaatggcagttcttccatttccaatgcgtgcagtcgatgcttccaagtatCCCAGGAAATCTTCTtgttgcattctgtgctaggatccgagcagtgtcttgaaCATTGGGTGGTCGCAAATATTGCAgtgcaaacactgccaccactgccctgcagaacttgtagaaacactcaatggtcgtggactcggccatgcgcccatagtcgtcgagtgaatcaccgggagctccgtatacaAGCATTCTCAtaactgtcgtgcacttctggattgaggtcAATCCAAGTGTgctggtgcaatccttcttgcacttgaagtagcttcCGAActtccggatggaattcacaatcccgagGAAAAGTTTTCGcctatccgataacggcgccgaaatgttttttCGCCATGCAATGGAGCTTCGGCGAAGTAGAGCATGTAGTAGCCttccagacgatgccggttctttgctttcacccgccccggcgccgaaccacctcgccgcaACTTTTTATTGCTCGCTCGCAGactggcgagggcggcgagcaccatgagatgctcctgctcctggacgtcggtttcggcttcctcctccagcagcaccGCGAGCACCTCCTCGTAGTCCGAGTCCATCGCTGGGCCGGGCAGACAAATCGGCGAACAGTGTTCACACACTTCCACATTCCACGACTATAAGTTTATCAATCGCGAGCGCGCAATTCTTTCAGTTTCAGAGCATCACGGTCACAGTACGTCAGTACGCTCGAAGCTCTGTTTCTTCTCTTCTTGATTTCTGTAAGGAGTCTCTTGGGCTCGCCGGCCATGGGGAACCGTCATGGCACAATGAGGCCAAGGCGGCTGAAGAGTGCGAGAGCGACGGGGGAGGAGCTGGGGTCGTACGAGGCGGCGTGCAGCGCGGACCCGGAGCTGCGGAGCTTCGACGCGGCGCTGCGGCGGCGTGCGAGCCTcgcggtagcggcggcggcggcgtccggggtGGAGGTGCCGTCCATGTCCCTGGGCTCCCTCCGGGAGGTCACCGGCTACCTGGTGGAGATGAACCAGGAGGTGGTCCGCGTGGTGCTCGCCAGCAAGCACGACGTGTGGGGGTGTCCCGAGCTGTTGGCGCTCGTGGAGGACTACTTCGACGCCAGCCTCCACACCCTCGACTTCCTCGCCGCGCTCGACAAGGCGCTCCGCCGCGCCCGCGACTCGCAGCTCGTCCTGCACCTCGCGCTCCAATGCCAGGACCCGGCCGTCCGGCCCGCGCGCGCGCTCGGCGCGCTGCGGCGGTTCAAGGAGGCGGCCGGCGGTGATCCGTTCACGGACGAGTTCTTCGCCGCGTTCCAGGCGGCGTACCGGCAGCAGCTGGGCATGCTGGACAGGCTGCGGCGGCAGAAGCGCTGCCTGGACGGTTGCCTCCGGTCGCTCCGCGTCTGGCGCCGCGTGACGGGCGTCGTCTTCGCGACGACCTTCGCGGCGATCCTCGTCTGCTCGGTGGTGGCCGCGGCCATCGCCGCTCCGCCCGTCGCGGCCGCACTGGCGGCCGCAGCGTCGCTGCCCGTGGGCTCCGCCGGAAAGTGGGTGGACGCGATGCTGAAGCGGTACCGGGACGTGCTCCGGGGGCACAAGGACGTGGTGGGCGCAATGCAGATCGGCACGTTCGTCGCCATCGAGGACCTGGACAGCATACGCTCGCTCGTCGGCCGGCTCGAGGTCCACATCGGCTCCATGGTGGACTGCGTGGAGCTGGCGGAGCGCGAGGAGGGGGCCGTCAGGATGGTGATTGAGGAGGTGAAGAAGAAACTGGAGGTGTTCATGAAGAGCGTGGACGATCTCGGGCAGCAGGCGGACAAGTGTAGCCGGGACATCCGGCAAGCCAGGACCGTCGTGCTGCAGAGGATCATTCATCACCATTAATAACTGCTCAAACACACGGAGTAGCCTAGTGTGCAGAGATCATAGATGTGATTAGTCATTCATTTCATTAGCATTATAATTTATACTAGCacaaatgtccgtgcgttgcaacgggagaaacaaaCTCTCACACACCCATAGCGAGTTATCTGTGTTGTCACTTCTCCCCgtcatcatcttccatgatggcCACTTGCCCACCTATTTCATCCAATGTGATCAGTCCCAAGGCGATGATATGGGACATCACACTCACCATGCCGATTTCTCAAGCCCCTATTTGCACCAGCTTGTAATTCTTTGTGTGCTGCAACCGCATAAACATGTTCATGTGGTTGAACACCAATCATGTCTTAATGTACCAGGCGATGCATTTCTTTATTGAGCGCTCACGATAATAATTATTAATGTAAAATTAAATTAAGATGTAAGGTCATCAACTTGTTGACTCAACTTAAACCGCATACACTTCAGTGTCGCCACCGTCCACCTTCTTCATCTGTAACATGAACTTGGGCATGTCTCTGGCAGTGAACCATGTTGTGTTGTTCCTCCCTGGACATCAAACCATGCACTTGGATGTTTGTATACGAGCTCCAAACCGTGATTTGGTATTTGAGCGAGTCCGGTTCAACTATTTGGTTTTATTCTGCCTTATAACTCCGAAAAATGAATCGCATATGGCTCAACCCTTGCCAATGCGTGCGCGACCTTCCGCAATATACAACACAGGTGGTGATTTGGCAATAAAATTCAGGTGGAGGGATCGCTATCCCTCCCCCGGTGacagttcaaaaaaaaaaaaaaaatacaGCACAGGTGCAACGATTTGGGGTGACTTCATTCTTTTGCCTCCACTGCCGCAAAACTTACAAATAAATTCATAACTGAAGTGACTAGATCACCTATAATAGTAGAAGGTAGAGCGACATATACCTATTGTCAGCTCTCACGTACTCCTACATCACATCAGATTCAACAAAAACAACATCATGATGAGATTCAAAAGTAACATGGTCACTTTTGACAAGCTCTTCCACGAGTATTTTTTTTGATGTATTAGCATGACCTATATATTCCTAGGTAGAGACATGATGGAACTTTTTTTATGCACGCACAGTCGATGATATATTTAATCAGTCCACAATGGAATTTATTTTGTTCTGTTAATTCCTTAAGAGTGAAATTTTTATTTCTAATTTTAGTTCGCAGCTAATTTTATTTCCTCTTTAATTCCCTCTCTTCATGCCTCATATAATTAGCAAAAAATATTCTTTCTTCTGATCTTTCCTTGTGAAATTTATTTCTTCTTTAAATCTTTTCTTCATACCTCGTATATAATAGGAAAATTTTTTATTCCTTCTTTCGTTCTTTCCTTTAATTCCTTCCCTTCCTGCCTTATCATAAAGGATAGAATTTATTTCATCTATTATTCTTTCCTTTAATTCCTTCCCTTTCTGCTTCattatctctactacctaaaagaaacgTAAGGTTTCCTCTCCCCTCTTACATTCCCCTCCCTTCGTCCAACCTCCCGTACGACCCCCTCTCCCCTCAATCAATTTTTTTTCTCCCCACCAGTTTTCTCCTTGGTTTTCTTCCTTTCTTAACAGATAATCAATTCATGTATGGTAACCAGTCGCAATTAATTCATGCATGGTAATCTCTACTACTCCCAATTAATTCATGCATGGTAATCTCTACTACTCCCGCTATTTCCAACCCCGCCTGATTTTCTATTTTAGTCGGTTTTTATTTTTCCGGATAAATTAGGATCAATCTTTGGTAACTCATTCAATTCTCATATGGTAAGCGATCTATTCTTTTGCAATACATAACGCGATCAATTCACATCAATCAGGCGCACATTCTTCTATTCCTTATCTTGGTTTATTTCCTGCATCTTCTGCTATTAATTTTTTTCTCTCCATAAatatctctcccttccttcccagaTTTCATCTCATTCATCCGATGAT is a window of Triticum dicoccoides isolate Atlit2015 ecotype Zavitan chromosome 2B, WEW_v2.0, whole genome shotgun sequence DNA encoding:
- the LOC119360311 gene encoding putative UPF0496 protein 5, with product MGNRHGTMRPRRLKSARATGEELGSYEAACSADPELRSFDAALRRRASLAVAAAAASGVEVPSMSLGSLREVTGYLVEMNQEVVRVVLASKHDVWGCPELLALVEDYFDASLHTLDFLAALDKALRRARDSQLVLHLALQCQDPAVRPARALGALRRFKEAAGGDPFTDEFFAAFQAAYRQQLGMLDRLRRQKRCLDGCLRSLRVWRRVTGVVFATTFAAILVCSVVAAAIAAPPVAAALAAAASLPVGSAGKWVDAMLKRYRDVLRGHKDVVGAMQIGTFVAIEDLDSIRSLVGRLEVHIGSMVDCVELAEREEGAVRMVIEEVKKKLEVFMKSVDDLGQQADKCSRDIRQARTVVLQRIIHHH